The proteins below come from a single Crossiella sp. CA-258035 genomic window:
- the secD gene encoding protein translocase subunit SecD, with protein MRGLLSLAVLVTATYLVLSTAPRLGLDLRGGTQIVLEAKSTPTVTADANATDRALEVIRRRVDSLGVAEPGLVRSGENRIIVELPGVQDPKEAVAVLGRTAQLTMHPVLGAAAPETKAGPGEKVLPDESGMPLRLAPAALTGENVSGASSGPVPQGVGWQVGIDFSGAGSESWRKLTGEAACSPPGDPKRRVAIVLDEKVISSPQVDQTVGCQAGMGGGNTRITGKFTQAEAKELSLLISGGALPLPVEVLEQRTVGPTLGAQAIEASAWAALIGVAITGLFLTFVYRLVGFLAVLALAGYAALSYASLLAIGATLTLPGLAGLVLAVGMAVDANVLVFERAREDFAARKGLPPRQRLSRAVEGGFKGAVSAIADSNVTTLLAAGLLFFLATGPVRGFGVTLSVGVLASLFSALVLTRVLVIAVCDNEFVAKRPWLTGLGNLGRVRTWLSGRFGGLYANPKRWLLATGAVTLLIALGLVIRGPELGVEFTGGRLIEYTTTQQVGADAARDALQAAGFDRTTVSASGAKELTVKTAPLDETQTAKVKEVLAGLGGGAEQVRSELIGPSLGEELRANALIALAIAVAAQLAYLAIRFDWRLGLATVAALLTDVIVLLGLFSWLGITMDAVFLAALLTVIGYSVNDSVVVFDRVRELRGLRPREPFHQVAGTAVLQTLPRTVNTGVGVLAVLLCLLFLGDGSLADFALAVLIGVVAGTISTVATASPMAVLLDRKSPGAGRQRAKPRQQTRRRVDSGAVV; from the coding sequence GTGCGCGGGCTGCTGTCCCTCGCCGTGCTGGTCACCGCCACCTACCTCGTGCTCAGCACCGCCCCGCGCCTCGGCCTGGACCTGCGCGGCGGCACCCAGATCGTGCTGGAAGCCAAGTCCACCCCGACCGTCACCGCCGACGCCAACGCCACCGACCGGGCCCTTGAGGTGATCCGCCGCCGGGTGGACAGCCTCGGCGTGGCCGAACCGGGGCTGGTCCGCTCCGGGGAGAACCGGATCATCGTCGAACTGCCCGGCGTGCAGGACCCGAAGGAGGCGGTGGCGGTGCTGGGCCGCACCGCCCAGCTGACCATGCACCCGGTGCTCGGCGCGGCCGCGCCGGAGACCAAGGCCGGACCGGGCGAGAAGGTGCTGCCGGATGAGTCCGGCATGCCGTTGCGGCTCGCGCCGGCCGCGCTGACCGGGGAGAACGTGTCCGGGGCCAGCTCGGGGCCGGTGCCGCAGGGTGTGGGCTGGCAGGTCGGCATCGACTTCTCCGGCGCGGGCAGCGAGAGCTGGCGCAAGCTCACCGGGGAGGCCGCCTGCTCGCCGCCGGGTGATCCGAAGCGGCGGGTGGCGATCGTGCTGGACGAGAAGGTGATCTCCTCGCCGCAGGTCGACCAGACGGTCGGCTGCCAGGCCGGGATGGGCGGCGGCAACACCCGGATCACCGGCAAGTTCACCCAGGCCGAGGCCAAGGAGCTGTCGCTGCTGATCAGCGGCGGCGCGCTGCCCTTGCCGGTGGAGGTGCTGGAACAGCGGACCGTGGGGCCGACCCTGGGCGCGCAGGCGATCGAGGCCAGCGCGTGGGCGGCGCTGATCGGGGTCGCGATCACCGGGCTGTTCCTGACCTTCGTCTACCGGCTGGTCGGTTTCCTGGCGGTGCTCGCGCTGGCCGGGTACGCGGCGCTGTCCTATGCCTCGCTGCTGGCCATCGGCGCGACGCTCACCCTGCCCGGTTTGGCCGGGCTGGTGCTGGCGGTGGGCATGGCGGTGGACGCCAACGTGCTCGTGTTCGAACGGGCGCGGGAGGACTTCGCGGCCAGGAAGGGGCTCCCGCCACGACAGCGGCTGAGCCGGGCGGTGGAAGGCGGGTTCAAGGGCGCGGTGTCGGCGATCGCGGACTCCAACGTGACCACCCTGCTCGCCGCCGGACTGTTGTTCTTCCTGGCCACCGGGCCGGTGCGCGGGTTCGGCGTGACGCTGTCGGTGGGTGTGCTGGCCTCGCTGTTCAGCGCGCTGGTGCTGACCAGGGTGCTGGTGATCGCGGTGTGCGACAACGAGTTCGTGGCCAAGCGGCCCTGGCTGACCGGTCTGGGCAACCTGGGCCGGGTGCGCACCTGGCTCTCCGGCCGGTTCGGTGGCCTGTACGCCAACCCGAAGCGCTGGCTGCTGGCCACCGGCGCGGTCACCCTGCTGATCGCGCTGGGACTGGTGATCCGGGGCCCGGAGCTGGGCGTGGAGTTCACCGGCGGCAGGCTGATCGAGTACACCACCACCCAGCAGGTCGGCGCGGACGCGGCCAGGGACGCCTTGCAGGCAGCGGGTTTTGACCGCACCACGGTCTCGGCCAGCGGCGCGAAGGAGCTGACGGTCAAGACCGCCCCGCTGGACGAGACCCAGACCGCGAAGGTCAAGGAGGTGCTGGCCGGGCTCGGCGGCGGCGCGGAGCAGGTGCGCAGCGAGCTGATCGGCCCCAGCCTCGGCGAGGAGCTGCGCGCCAACGCGCTGATCGCCCTGGCCATCGCGGTCGCCGCCCAGCTGGCCTACCTGGCGATCCGCTTCGACTGGCGGCTGGGCCTGGCCACGGTGGCCGCGCTGCTCACCGACGTGATCGTGCTGCTGGGCCTGTTCTCCTGGCTCGGGATCACCATGGACGCGGTGTTCCTGGCCGCCCTGCTGACCGTCATCGGCTACTCGGTGAACGACTCGGTGGTGGTCTTCGACCGGGTCCGCGAACTCCGCGGCCTGCGCCCCAGGGAACCGTTCCACCAGGTCGCGGGCACCGCGGTGCTGCAAACCCTGCCCCGCACGGTGAACACCGGCGTCGGCGTGCTCGCGGTGCTGCTGTGCCTGCTGTTCCTGGGCGACGGCTCCCTGGCCGACTTCGCCCTGGCGGTGCTGATCGGCGTGGTCGCGGGCACCATCTCCACGGTCGCCACCGCCTCACCGATGGCGGTGCTGCTGGACCGGAAGTCCCCGGGCGCGGGCCGCCAGCGCGCCAAGCCTCGCCAGCAGACCCGCCGGCGCGTCGACTCCGGCGCGGTGGTGTGA
- a CDS encoding GNAT family N-acetyltransferase, with the protein MREELLDGTGRVVAHYDRRTRLDLPYAAELEAVNISAEDLVRLLFTERKGWVFSAAPEICLLAKANGGTVVRHAHAYSFDLREQQADPDWLNPPLADGLRADEFTATLEEIFPAYQRAFPPGHVDHVLDAEGERANFAQLLAGEVLGPVLPCSGLIRDGDEVVAVVVVNNRAGDPPLAGPWIGQVYRDPAPRYRGLGMVLLRRAVALAAQAGLPAVGLAVTDGNPARWVYEKAGFRHVEESMTVLIPD; encoded by the coding sequence ATGCGTGAGGAACTACTCGACGGCACGGGCCGGGTGGTCGCCCACTACGACCGGCGGACCCGGCTGGACCTGCCCTATGCCGCCGAGCTGGAGGCGGTGAACATCTCGGCCGAGGACCTGGTGCGGCTGCTGTTCACCGAGCGCAAGGGCTGGGTGTTCAGCGCGGCCCCGGAGATCTGCCTGCTGGCCAAGGCCAATGGCGGCACGGTGGTCCGCCACGCGCACGCCTACAGCTTCGACCTGCGCGAGCAGCAGGCGGACCCGGACTGGCTGAACCCGCCGCTGGCCGACGGGCTGCGGGCAGACGAGTTCACCGCCACCCTGGAGGAGATCTTCCCCGCCTACCAGCGCGCCTTCCCGCCCGGCCACGTGGACCACGTGCTCGACGCCGAGGGCGAGCGGGCGAACTTCGCCCAGCTGCTGGCCGGGGAGGTGCTCGGCCCGGTGCTGCCGTGCAGCGGCCTCATCCGGGACGGGGACGAGGTGGTCGCGGTCGTGGTGGTCAACAACCGGGCCGGGGACCCGCCGCTGGCCGGGCCGTGGATCGGGCAGGTCTACCGGGACCCCGCGCCGCGCTACCGAGGGCTGGGCATGGTGCTGCTGCGGCGGGCGGTCGCGCTGGCCGCGCAGGCCGGGCTGCCCGCGGTCGGACTGGCCGTCACCGACGGGAACCCGGCGCGCTGGGTGTACGAGAAGGCGGGGTTCCGGCACGTGGAGGAGTCCATGACGGTGCTCATCCCGGACTGA
- a CDS encoding PAS domain-containing protein, translated as MSDPLSRLGLAELLAASGALAALRDRAGRFTWASPSYLDLIGATADRVAGSTLADWIGPELAAPVDAEDERVWRTGEPLRWRPSDPAPTALPGGAGRQVWLAGHKLLLHPADGEPLLGMVAVDVGDWLADRTALAVAEQRLAQFVAHAPVLAMITDERHRYVWFGEAGHRLLRRPLGEVVGRTVPEVLPPELAEQSVEQNAAVLLSGTGRQVRLRTELDGREVEWSGYRFPLPQPDGTWHVGTILFDVTEFRAAQREVALWRNRFLTLLDRISVPTAVCLPDGRLSMLNPEFAALLGSSPGRLHGTLLTSLMQARDQEKHDRLMREFSSGKRGKRTLAVRWRPRRAERERTGELTIQLVKDVETGLLLTLAADPEQPEPAVRPPEISIREAEIITRVAAGDTTAAIAAAIGLTPDGVTYHVTRLCQRFGAANRTALVARAYVTGVLDASAWPPVWRRNGAPYA; from the coding sequence GTGAGCGATCCGCTGTCCCGGCTCGGCCTGGCCGAGCTGCTGGCCGCCTCGGGCGCGCTGGCCGCGCTGCGGGACCGCGCGGGCCGGTTCACCTGGGCCTCGCCGAGCTACCTGGACCTGATCGGGGCCACCGCCGACCGGGTGGCCGGCAGCACGCTGGCCGACTGGATCGGGCCGGAACTGGCCGCGCCGGTGGACGCCGAGGACGAGCGGGTGTGGCGCACCGGCGAGCCGCTGCGCTGGCGGCCCAGCGATCCCGCGCCGACCGCGCTGCCGGGCGGGGCCGGGCGGCAGGTGTGGCTGGCCGGGCACAAGCTGCTGCTGCACCCGGCCGACGGGGAACCGTTGCTGGGCATGGTCGCGGTGGACGTCGGCGACTGGCTGGCCGACCGGACCGCGCTGGCCGTGGCCGAGCAGCGGCTGGCCCAGTTCGTGGCGCACGCCCCGGTGCTGGCCATGATCACCGACGAGCGGCACCGCTACGTCTGGTTCGGCGAGGCCGGGCACCGGCTGCTGCGCCGCCCGCTGGGCGAGGTGGTGGGGCGCACGGTGCCGGAGGTGCTGCCGCCGGAGCTGGCCGAGCAGTCGGTCGAGCAGAACGCGGCGGTGCTGCTCTCCGGCACCGGCCGCCAGGTGCGGCTGCGCACCGAGCTGGACGGCCGGGAGGTGGAGTGGTCCGGGTACCGGTTCCCGCTGCCGCAGCCGGACGGGACCTGGCACGTGGGCACCATCCTGTTCGACGTCACCGAGTTCCGCGCCGCGCAGCGGGAGGTGGCGTTGTGGCGCAACCGGTTCCTCACCCTGTTGGACCGGATCTCGGTGCCGACCGCGGTCTGCCTGCCCGACGGCAGGCTGAGCATGCTCAATCCGGAGTTCGCCGCCCTGCTGGGCAGTAGCCCGGGGCGTCTGCACGGAACCCTGCTCACCAGCCTGATGCAGGCCCGTGACCAGGAGAAACACGACCGGCTGATGCGGGAGTTCAGCTCGGGGAAACGTGGCAAGCGCACGCTGGCGGTGCGCTGGCGGCCGCGGCGGGCGGAGCGGGAGCGCACCGGGGAGCTGACCATCCAGCTGGTCAAGGACGTGGAGACCGGGCTGCTGCTGACCCTGGCCGCCGACCCGGAGCAGCCGGAGCCGGCCGTGCGGCCACCGGAAATCAGTATCCGGGAAGCGGAGATCATCACTAGGGTCGCGGCCGGGGACACCACCGCGGCGATCGCCGCCGCGATCGGCCTGACCCCGGACGGGGTGACCTACCACGTCACCCGGCTCTGCCAGCGGTTCGGCGCGGCCAACCGCACCGCGCTGGTGGCCAGGGCGTATGTGACCGGCGTGCTGGACGCGTCGGCGTGGCCACCGGTGTGGCGGAGGAATGGAGCACCTTATGCGTGA
- a CDS encoding cytochrome P450, with the protein MGMQETPDRVALPHPANRLPVLGDVLGSSSDRLVQSAMDDARALGPIFTRKFFGTEVVFVSGADLVAELADEDRFAKHVGSSLVTIRGLTGDGLFTAFNEEPNWAKAHDILLPAFAMSSMRTYHPTMLAVARKLIAHWDARAGKSTVDVSADMTKLTLDTIGLAGFGYDFGSFDRDDPHPFITALVRGLAFAQAKNRHIPGLDFLYRKDSARFAADVEFLNGVVDEVIRERIASGDTSTDDLLGLMLNAPHPASGETLDEVNIRNQVVTFLIAGHETTSGTLSFALHFLAKHPAVLARAQAEVDALWGEAADPEPSFEDIGKLRYVRQILNETLRLWPTAAVFARQALRDTVIGGRYPVRAGQPMLVLTPMLHRDPVWGDNVEAFDPERFSPEAERARPVHAFKPFGTGERACIGRQFALHEATLLLGLLIHRFRFLDQDDYQLKVKETLTLKPEGLHLGLARRTQRRKPAATTTAPATAKAAGRARQGTALTVLHGSNLGTCRALAKELAEAGEQRGFEVTVAPLDAATRALPTGDPVVIVAASYNGRPTDDATEFWNWLNEAKSGELDGLRYALLGVGDRNWAATYQHVPTTLDARLAELGGTRLLDRGEADASGDLAGAVTDWSEQLWTALLTEYGDPDAVSTVDTADGPRYAVRTLTGPVTAARDARHELRPMTVLETGDLADLAHPLGRSKRFLRIALPEGLTYRTADHLTVLPANDPAQVDRAARILRVDPEAVLDITDRRPGRGALGLDRPVSARELLTHFVELHDPATPAQLAVLAANNPCPPERKALAALAERPDGRAVLDLLAANPACQLTLDAALELLPPLRPRHYSISSSAAAQPDAVDLMVSLLDKGSCHGVGSGYLTGMRPGDTVLAKVQPCREAFRIAPDTGRPVIMISAGTGLAPFRGAIADRLVAGNTTPALCYFGCDHPEVDYLHRAELEAAEAAGVVSLRPAYSQAPVQDQRFVQHRIAAETEEVWRLLDNGAAVYVCGDGARMAPGVRAAFLDLHRKHTGGTAEQAEVWLTGLIAENRYIEDVYAG; encoded by the coding sequence ATGGGCATGCAGGAAACACCGGACCGAGTGGCGCTCCCGCATCCGGCGAACCGCCTGCCGGTGCTCGGCGATGTGCTGGGCTCCTCCTCGGACCGCCTGGTGCAGAGCGCGATGGACGACGCCCGCGCGCTCGGGCCGATCTTCACCCGCAAGTTCTTCGGCACCGAGGTGGTGTTCGTCTCCGGCGCCGACCTGGTCGCCGAGCTCGCCGACGAGGACCGCTTCGCCAAGCACGTGGGCAGCTCGCTGGTCACCATCCGCGGCCTCACCGGCGACGGCCTGTTCACCGCGTTCAACGAGGAGCCCAACTGGGCCAAGGCGCACGACATCCTGCTGCCCGCCTTCGCCATGTCCTCGATGCGCACCTACCACCCGACCATGCTCGCGGTGGCCCGCAAGCTCATCGCGCACTGGGACGCCCGCGCCGGGAAGTCCACTGTGGACGTTTCGGCGGACATGACCAAGCTGACCCTGGACACCATCGGCCTGGCCGGGTTCGGCTACGACTTCGGCTCCTTCGACCGGGACGATCCGCACCCGTTCATCACCGCACTGGTCCGCGGCCTCGCCTTCGCCCAGGCCAAGAACCGGCACATCCCCGGCCTGGACTTCCTCTACCGCAAGGACAGTGCGCGGTTCGCCGCCGATGTGGAGTTCCTCAACGGTGTGGTGGACGAGGTGATCCGGGAGCGGATCGCCAGCGGGGACACCAGCACCGACGACCTGCTCGGCCTGATGCTCAACGCGCCGCACCCGGCCTCCGGCGAGACCCTGGACGAGGTCAACATCCGCAACCAGGTGGTCACCTTCCTGATCGCCGGGCACGAGACCACCTCCGGCACGCTGTCCTTCGCGCTGCACTTCCTGGCCAAGCACCCGGCCGTGCTGGCCCGCGCCCAGGCCGAGGTGGACGCGCTGTGGGGCGAGGCCGCCGACCCGGAGCCGAGCTTCGAGGACATCGGCAAGCTGCGCTACGTCCGGCAGATCCTTAACGAGACGCTGCGGCTGTGGCCGACCGCGGCGGTGTTCGCCCGCCAGGCGTTGCGGGACACCGTGATCGGCGGCAGGTACCCGGTGCGTGCGGGACAGCCGATGCTGGTGCTGACCCCGATGCTGCACCGGGACCCGGTGTGGGGCGACAACGTGGAGGCATTCGACCCGGAGCGGTTCAGCCCGGAGGCCGAGCGGGCCCGCCCGGTGCACGCGTTCAAGCCCTTCGGCACCGGCGAGCGGGCCTGCATCGGCCGCCAGTTCGCCCTGCACGAGGCCACCCTGCTGCTCGGCCTGCTGATCCACCGCTTCCGCTTCCTGGACCAGGACGACTACCAGCTCAAGGTCAAGGAGACCCTCACCCTCAAGCCCGAGGGCCTGCACCTGGGCCTGGCCCGCCGCACCCAGCGCCGCAAGCCCGCGGCCACCACGACCGCACCCGCCACGGCCAAGGCCGCCGGTCGCGCCCGCCAGGGCACCGCGCTGACCGTGCTGCACGGCTCCAACCTCGGCACCTGCCGCGCCCTGGCCAAGGAGCTCGCCGAAGCGGGGGAGCAGCGGGGCTTCGAGGTCACCGTGGCCCCGCTGGACGCCGCCACCCGCGCCCTGCCCACCGGCGACCCGGTGGTGATCGTGGCCGCCTCCTACAACGGCCGCCCGACCGACGACGCCACCGAGTTCTGGAACTGGCTCAACGAAGCCAAATCTGGCGAGCTCGACGGCCTCCGGTACGCGCTGCTCGGCGTCGGCGACCGCAACTGGGCCGCCACCTACCAGCACGTGCCCACCACCCTGGACGCCCGGCTGGCCGAGCTGGGCGGCACCCGGCTGCTCGACCGCGGCGAGGCCGACGCCTCCGGCGACCTCGCGGGCGCGGTCACCGACTGGAGCGAACAGCTCTGGACCGCGCTGCTCACCGAGTACGGCGACCCGGACGCAGTGTCCACTGTGGACACTGCCGACGGTCCCCGGTACGCGGTGCGCACGCTGACCGGCCCGGTCACCGCCGCCCGCGACGCCCGGCACGAGCTGCGGCCGATGACCGTGCTGGAAACCGGCGACCTGGCCGACCTGGCGCACCCGCTCGGCCGGTCCAAGCGGTTCCTGCGGATCGCGCTGCCCGAGGGCCTGACCTACCGCACCGCCGACCACCTCACCGTGCTGCCCGCCAACGACCCGGCCCAGGTCGACCGCGCCGCCCGGATCCTGCGGGTGGACCCGGAGGCGGTGCTGGACATCACCGACCGGCGGCCCGGCCGGGGCGCGCTCGGCCTGGACCGCCCGGTCAGCGCCCGCGAGCTGCTCACCCACTTCGTCGAGCTGCACGACCCGGCCACCCCGGCCCAGCTGGCGGTGCTGGCCGCGAACAACCCCTGCCCGCCCGAGCGCAAAGCCCTGGCAGCGCTGGCCGAGCGGCCGGACGGCAGGGCAGTGCTGGACCTCCTGGCAGCCAACCCGGCCTGCCAGCTGACCCTGGACGCCGCGCTGGAGCTGCTGCCCCCGCTGCGCCCCCGGCACTACTCGATCTCCTCCTCGGCCGCCGCGCAGCCGGACGCGGTCGACCTGATGGTGTCCCTGCTGGACAAGGGCTCCTGCCACGGCGTCGGCTCCGGCTACCTGACCGGCATGCGCCCCGGCGACACCGTGCTGGCCAAGGTCCAGCCCTGCCGGGAGGCGTTCCGCATCGCCCCGGACACCGGCCGCCCGGTCATCATGATCAGCGCGGGCACCGGTCTGGCCCCCTTCCGGGGCGCCATCGCCGACCGACTGGTGGCCGGGAACACCACCCCCGCGCTCTGCTACTTCGGCTGCGACCACCCCGAGGTCGACTACCTGCACCGTGCGGAGCTGGAAGCCGCCGAGGCCGCCGGGGTGGTCTCCCTGCGCCCCGCCTACTCCCAGGCTCCGGTGCAGGACCAGCGGTTCGTGCAACACCGGATCGCCGCCGAAACCGAAGAGGTGTGGCGACTTCTGGACAACGGTGCCGCGGTCTACGTCTGCGGTGACGGAGCCCGGATGGCCCCGGGCGTGCGCGCCGCCTTCCTCGACCTGCACCGCAAGCACACCGGCGGCACGGCCGAGCAGGCCGAGGTCTGGCTGACCGGGCTCATCGCGGAAAACCGCTACATCGAGGACGTCTACGCGGGATGA
- a CDS encoding DUF1304 domain-containing protein: MGVVAGILVGLVALIHVYILVLEMFLWTTPRGQKAFGLTPEFAEQTKTLGANQGLYNGFLAAGLIWALIASDPVGYQAKIFFLVCVFVAGVYGAATASKKILYVQVAPSVLALAAVFAAS, from the coding sequence ATGGGTGTCGTGGCGGGGATCCTGGTCGGGTTGGTCGCGCTGATCCACGTGTACATCCTGGTGCTGGAGATGTTCCTGTGGACCACTCCCCGGGGTCAGAAGGCGTTCGGGCTGACCCCGGAGTTCGCCGAGCAGACCAAGACCTTGGGCGCGAACCAGGGCCTGTACAACGGGTTCCTGGCCGCCGGGCTGATCTGGGCGCTGATCGCCAGTGACCCGGTCGGCTACCAGGCGAAGATCTTCTTCCTGGTGTGCGTGTTCGTCGCCGGGGTCTACGGCGCGGCCACGGCCAGCAAGAAGATCCTCTACGTCCAGGTGGCGCCCTCGGTGCTGGCGCTGGCCGCGGTGTTCGCCGCGAGCTGA
- a CDS encoding ADP-ribosylglycohydrolase family protein — MTWEERVLGCMLGGALGDALGADVEFESIEKIRQRHGQRGITELHAAYGKVGAITDDTQMTLFTLEGMIRAHVHQRQHGPTDPVPFLLSAYLRWMHTQGYPWADALGSLAEAHPQPDGWLIREPDLFDRRAPGKTCVRALEDIGRGRAPGSFTNKINNSKGCGGVMRAAPVALLGNDPAEVFRVAAAGAALTHTHPSGYLSAGCLAVMVWALFHGAHINVAIDKAEQILRTHEGHEETLEAIKGAVRLGGPIDTVTPERIERELGGGWVGEEALAIGLYAFLHGGGDFRETMRVAVNHTGDSDSTGAIAGNLFGAAHGVGALPKEWLAKLELRAATELLSRDAVAEYSANPPTSSGFLHCYPTW; from the coding sequence GTGACCTGGGAAGAGCGCGTGCTGGGCTGCATGCTGGGGGGCGCGCTCGGGGACGCGCTCGGCGCGGACGTGGAGTTCGAGTCGATCGAGAAGATCCGGCAGCGGCACGGCCAGCGCGGCATCACCGAGCTGCACGCGGCCTACGGCAAGGTCGGCGCGATCACCGATGACACCCAGATGACCCTGTTCACCCTGGAAGGCATGATCAGGGCGCACGTGCACCAGCGGCAGCACGGGCCGACCGATCCAGTGCCCTTCCTGCTCTCGGCCTACCTGCGCTGGATGCACACCCAGGGCTACCCGTGGGCGGACGCGCTCGGCTCACTGGCCGAGGCGCACCCGCAGCCGGACGGCTGGCTGATCCGCGAGCCCGACCTGTTCGACCGGCGCGCCCCCGGCAAGACCTGCGTGCGCGCGCTGGAGGACATCGGCCGGGGCCGCGCGCCGGGCTCCTTCACCAACAAGATCAACAACTCCAAGGGCTGCGGCGGCGTGATGCGCGCGGCCCCGGTGGCCTTGTTAGGCAACGATCCGGCCGAGGTGTTCCGGGTGGCGGCGGCGGGCGCGGCGCTGACCCACACCCACCCCAGCGGCTACCTCTCCGCCGGGTGCCTCGCGGTGATGGTGTGGGCGCTGTTCCACGGCGCGCACATCAACGTGGCCATCGACAAGGCCGAGCAGATCCTGCGCACCCACGAGGGCCACGAGGAGACCCTGGAGGCCATCAAGGGCGCGGTGCGGCTGGGCGGGCCGATCGACACGGTCACCCCGGAGCGGATCGAGCGCGAACTGGGCGGCGGCTGGGTCGGCGAGGAGGCGCTGGCCATCGGGCTCTACGCGTTCCTGCACGGGGGCGGCGACTTCCGGGAGACCATGCGGGTCGCGGTCAACCACACCGGGGACAGCGACTCCACCGGCGCGATCGCCGGGAACCTCTTCGGCGCGGCGCACGGGGTCGGCGCGCTGCCCAAGGAGTGGCTGGCCAAGCTGGAGCTCCGCGCGGCGACCGAGCTGCTGAGCCGGGACGCCGTCGCGGAGTACAGCGCGAACCCGCCGACCTCCAGCGGGTTCCTGCACTGCTATCCCACCTGGTGA
- a CDS encoding PAS domain-containing protein: MSDTVAADDLFESVRPLVAGLAATYGPTAEIVLHDYRSPEASVVAISGAVTDRHVGGAMSEIGLGLLAAGPEAEDRLNYLTRLPNGRLVRSSTMLLRVRGEVVGALCVNLDVTALRQAADTLSGMAGPLEPAPVTVFSDDVDQVVDAVIAEEGGCDRADRADRRRIIAALDRRGVFAVQRSAARVAEHLGISRATLYNDLARVRAR; encoded by the coding sequence GTGAGCGACACTGTTGCGGCCGATGACCTGTTCGAGTCGGTGCGCCCCCTGGTCGCGGGCCTGGCCGCCACCTACGGCCCCACCGCCGAGATCGTGCTGCACGACTACCGCAGCCCGGAGGCCAGTGTGGTCGCCATCAGCGGCGCGGTGACCGACCGGCACGTCGGCGGCGCGATGAGCGAGATCGGCCTCGGCCTGCTCGCGGCCGGACCCGAGGCGGAGGACCGGCTCAACTACCTCACCCGGCTGCCGAACGGCCGGCTGGTGCGCTCCTCCACCATGCTGCTGCGGGTGCGCGGCGAGGTGGTCGGCGCGCTGTGCGTGAATCTGGACGTCACCGCGCTGCGCCAGGCCGCGGACACCCTCAGCGGGATGGCCGGTCCGCTCGAACCCGCGCCGGTGACCGTGTTCTCCGACGACGTGGACCAGGTGGTGGACGCGGTGATCGCGGAGGAGGGCGGCTGCGACCGCGCCGACCGGGCCGACCGCCGCCGGATCATCGCCGCACTGGACCGGCGCGGGGTGTTCGCGGTGCAGCGCTCGGCGGCCAGGGTGGCCGAACACCTGGGCATCTCGCGGGCCACCCTGTACAACGACCTGGCCAGGGTGCGGGCCCGATGA
- a CDS encoding pyridoxal-phosphate dependent enzyme produces the protein MSHQLPPLRCTRCYTEFPVQSLVWHCPCGGVLDVADFGARLPGRSELATRPATLWRYAEALPVPELAEVSLGEGMTPVVPAVGLADARVKLEYLSPTLSFKDRGAVMLATLAKLLGVRRLIADSSGNAGTALSAYAARIGVPCEIYVPASTSPGKLGQMRAHGADVHLIEGNREDAARAAKVAAEAPDASYASHMFHPYFLHGTKTFAFELWEQGMPETVVLPVGHGTLLLGAYLGFQELLAQQLIPRLPVIIGVQSANCGPLAAAADAGSPSPAVITPVPTRAEGIAIAEPARGEAILAAVAATGGTILGVTDNQVHTARAELAGAGFYVEPTSAVCWAAIQAARTGTAPASPAWATAVPHLTGPLTLALSGAGLKSPN, from the coding sequence GTGTCCCACCAGCTGCCGCCGCTGCGCTGCACCCGTTGCTACACCGAGTTCCCGGTGCAGAGCCTGGTCTGGCACTGCCCCTGCGGCGGTGTCCTGGACGTCGCCGACTTCGGCGCCCGGCTGCCCGGCCGGTCGGAGCTGGCCACCCGCCCTGCCACCCTGTGGCGCTACGCCGAGGCGCTGCCGGTGCCGGAGCTGGCCGAGGTGAGCCTGGGGGAGGGGATGACCCCGGTGGTGCCCGCGGTCGGCCTGGCCGATGCCAGGGTGAAGCTGGAGTACCTCTCGCCGACGCTGTCGTTCAAGGACCGCGGCGCGGTCATGCTGGCCACCCTGGCCAAGCTGCTCGGCGTGCGCAGGCTGATCGCGGACAGCAGCGGCAACGCGGGCACCGCGCTGTCGGCCTACGCCGCCCGCATCGGCGTGCCGTGCGAGATCTACGTGCCGGCCAGCACCTCGCCCGGCAAGCTCGGCCAGATGCGTGCGCACGGCGCGGACGTGCACCTCATCGAAGGCAACCGGGAGGACGCCGCCCGCGCGGCCAAGGTCGCCGCCGAGGCCCCGGATGCCAGCTACGCCAGCCACATGTTCCACCCGTACTTCCTGCACGGCACCAAGACCTTCGCCTTCGAGCTGTGGGAACAGGGCATGCCGGAGACCGTGGTGCTGCCGGTCGGCCACGGCACCCTGCTGCTCGGCGCCTACCTCGGCTTCCAGGAACTCCTTGCCCAGCAGCTGATCCCGCGCCTGCCGGTGATCATCGGCGTGCAGTCGGCCAACTGCGGCCCGCTGGCCGCCGCCGCGGACGCCGGCAGCCCCAGCCCCGCGGTCATCACCCCGGTGCCCACCAGGGCCGAGGGCATCGCCATCGCCGAACCCGCCCGCGGTGAGGCCATCCTGGCCGCGGTGGCCGCCACCGGCGGCACCATCCTCGGCGTCACCGACAACCAGGTGCACACCGCCCGCGCCGAGCTGGCCGGGGCCGGTTTCTACGTCGAACCGACCTCCGCGGTCTGCTGGGCCGCCATCCAGGCCGCCCGCACCGGCACCGCTCCGGCCAGCCCGGCCTGGGCCACCGCGGTCCCGCACCTCACCGGCCCGCTGACCCTCGCCCTCTCCGGCGCTGGCCTGAAGTCGCCGAACTAG